AAACTCTCACACTAGAAAAGCCTAATGCAGTACTGGTTTCAGCGTCGGTTATTTTTCCGGTAATTTTCCCTTGCTGGGCAAAACCAAAAGAACAAATAAGTAGGAGTAGAACGGTTTTGAATAGGGTATACTTTTTATGCATTTCAATGGGGTGAACCAATTTTGGCTCTAGGGTTGAATCAATACTTCTTCTAATTAGGTAAAATTATCCTCTTAATTCTTAATGAAAGCCAAAAGGCACCAAATGAATCAATGAATATCGACAAGTAGCAAATTTAAAGAGATTTATAGTTTAAGTATGTCCTTAATTCTCTTCTAAAAGGATATTTGTCAATGTTTCTGTAACTTCTTTCGAATCAAGCCCTGAAGTGATTTCAGGATGATAAAGGAGTCTAATAAGTTCTTTGTCAATGAGGGCGTAGTTGGTAGTTAAAGTCCAAGATTGTTGAAAAAGACTTTCAAGGTATAAGTCTGAGTCTTTGCCAAGTCCTAAAGATTGGGTCAACTCTTCACGAAGCAGATGTTTTTGAGCAGTTTCTTCTGCTCTTTAAATATCAACATACATTCTTCCTTTGAATAGGTTGTTTTCAGCATTCCAGTTGATGCTAAAAAGACCGTAATTATTATTGATTAAGTCTTTAGAACCCGGAAATTTGCTTCCGTAGTCGTTTCCCGAACCAAGGAAAATATAATAGTTTGATAGTAGCGAGTCGGTGGTCACAGAAATATAGAATCCATCTGTGCTTAATGCATTGATTTCTGATACTACAGTGTTTAGTTCATTTATCAGATAGTCTTTCTTTTCTCCTCCCACAAAAATCTTCATTTCTGTATCCCATTTTCTTGTTATTTCCGAGTTGTTGCCATATTCAAAACCGAGGGCAATCTCTTTAAAATAAGAGATTGTTTCTTTTTCAAAATCGGATAATACTGTAGGCTTTATATCCTCTTTATTCTTGGAACAAGAAGATATAATTAAGCTAATTAATAAGATAAATAAACGTATTGTTTTCAATGGTTTACTTGACTTCTACAAACTTATTTTTGACTACAAAACTTCAGGATTTACACAGTGAATCATCTTACCTTTTTCAAAGTATTGAATAATATTCTCCGCCGAAAGTCTTGACATTTCGTCTCTAGCCTCTACTGTGGCTGAACCAATATGAGGTAATACGCATACATTTGGCATGTTCAAAAGCGGGTTGTCCGTTTTCATGGGTTCTGGGTCGGCAACATCTAACCCCGCTCCCCAAATGTCACCATTTTTAAGGGCTTGTATTAGAGCTGTTTCATCATGAACTTTTCCTCTAGAGGTATTTATAAAAATACTTGTCGACTTCATTTTAGTAAAGGCGTCAGCATTGAAAATTTGATGTGTTTGTTCGGATAAATTACTATGAACAGAGAGGACGTCAGATGATTTTAATAGTTCGTCAAAACTCACTAAAGTAGCATTAAGCCCCATTTTTGCATTTTGATTTTCAGACCTATTACAGTAAATGATGTTCATGTCATAGGCCATTTTGCATTTTTTTGCCATTTCAAAACCAATGGCACCAAGCCCAAAAATACCTAAGGTTTTCCCATTTAACTCTTGTCCTAGGTTTGCTCTAGGTTTAAAGCCTTCAATTTCCCCTTTTACTAATTTCTTATGCATTTGAAAGAAGTTTCTGGCGGTAGCTATCATTAAACCAAAG
This sequence is a window from Arcticibacterium luteifluviistationis. Protein-coding genes within it:
- a CDS encoding DUF2927 domain-containing protein → MTQSLGLGKDSDLYLESLFQQSWTLTTNYALIDKELIRLLYHPEITSGLDSKEVTETLTNILLEEN
- a CDS encoding 2-hydroxyacid dehydrogenase, whose product is MKKELSELKILVSRDIPEIGLNLLRQKGCELKVQSSDNPFSPEEFKNASQWADVVLASSKEKITEDFLDANPQLLMLSQYSAGYDNVDVEACNKRKLPVGHTPQAMNRATSDIAFGLMIATARNFFQMHKKLVKGEIEGFKPRANLGQELNGKTLGIFGLGAIGFEMAKKCKMAYDMNIIYCNRSENQNAKMGLNATLVSFDELLKSSDVLSVHSNLSEQTHQIFNADAFTKMKSTSIFINTSRGKVHDETALIQALKNGDIWGAGLDVADPEPMKTDNPLLNMPNVCVLPHIGSATVEARDEMSRLSAENIIQYFEKGKMIHCVNPEVL